A genomic stretch from Acinonyx jubatus isolate Ajub_Pintada_27869175 chromosome E2, VMU_Ajub_asm_v1.0, whole genome shotgun sequence includes:
- the AKTIP gene encoding AKT-interacting protein isoform X1, with translation MNPFWSMSASSVRKRSDGEEKALTGDVVTSPPRAAPKKQLPCIPKNALPITKPTSPAPAAQSTNGTHASYGPFYLEYSLLAEFTLVVKQKLPGVYVQPSYRSALMWFGVIFIRHGLYQDGVFKFTVYIPDNYPDGDCPHLVFDIPVFHPLVDPTSGELDVKRAFAKWRRNHNHIWQVLMYARRVFYKIDTASPLNPEAAVLYEKDVQLFKSKVVDSVKMCTARLFDQPKIEDPYAISFSPWNPSVHDEAREKMLTQKKKPEEQHNKSVHVAGLSWVKPGSVQPFSKEEKTVAT, from the exons ATGAACCCTTTCTGGAGCATGTCTGCAAGCTCTGTCCGCAAA CGATCAGATGGTGAAGAGAAGGCATTAACAGGAGACGTGGTAACCAGCCCTCCACGCGCCGCTCCAAAGAAACAGCTACCTTGTATTCCCAAAAACGCTTTGCCCATTACTAAGCCTACATCCCCCGCGCCAGCAGCACAGTCCACAAATGGCACACATGCTTCTTATGGACCCTTCTACCTGGAATACTCCCTTCTTGCAGAATT TACCTTGGTTGTGAAGCAGAAGCTCCCGGGGGTCTACGTGCAGCCATCTTACCGCTCTGCATTAA TGTGGTTTGGAGTAATATTCATACGGCATGGACTTTATCAGGATGGTGTATTTAAGTTTACAGTTTACATCCCTGATAACTACCCAGATGGTGACTGTCCA CACTTGGTGTTTGATATTCCCGTCTTTCACCCACTCGTCGATCCCACCTCAGGTGAATTGGATGTGAAGAGAGCATTTGCCAAATGGAG GCGGAACCATAATCATATTTGGCAAGTTTTAATGTACGCACGAAGAGTTTTCTACAAGATTGATACAGCAAGCCCCCTAAACCCAGAGGCTGCAGTCCT GTATGAAAAAGATGTTCAGCTTTTCAAAAGTAAAGTGGTTGACAGTGTTAAGATGTGCACTGCTCGTCTGTTCGACCAACCTAAAATAGAAGACCCCTATGCAATCAG ctTTTCTCCGTGGAATCCTTCTGTACATGATGAGGCCAGAGAGAAGATGCTGACTCAGAAA AAGAAGCCGGAAGAACAGCACAATAAAAGCGTTCACGTTGCTGGCCTGTCATGGGTAAAGCCTGGTTCGGTGCAGCCTTTCAGTAAAGAAGAGAAAACGGTAGCAACTTAA
- the AKTIP gene encoding AKT-interacting protein isoform X2 produces the protein MNPFWSMSASSVRKRSDGEEKALTGDVVTSPPRAAPKKQLPCIPKNALPITKPTSPAPAAQSTNGTHASYGPFYLEYSLLAEFTLVVKQKLPGVYVQPSYRSALMWFGVIFIRHGLYQDGVFKFTVYIPDNYPDGDCPHLVFDIPVFHPLVDPTSGELDVKRAFAKWRRNHNHIWQVLMYARRVFYKIDTASPLNPEAAVLYEKDVQLFKSKVVDSVKMCTARLFDQPKIEDPYAISFSPWNPSVHDEAREKMLTQKKPEEQHNKSVHVAGLSWVKPGSVQPFSKEEKTVAT, from the exons ATGAACCCTTTCTGGAGCATGTCTGCAAGCTCTGTCCGCAAA CGATCAGATGGTGAAGAGAAGGCATTAACAGGAGACGTGGTAACCAGCCCTCCACGCGCCGCTCCAAAGAAACAGCTACCTTGTATTCCCAAAAACGCTTTGCCCATTACTAAGCCTACATCCCCCGCGCCAGCAGCACAGTCCACAAATGGCACACATGCTTCTTATGGACCCTTCTACCTGGAATACTCCCTTCTTGCAGAATT TACCTTGGTTGTGAAGCAGAAGCTCCCGGGGGTCTACGTGCAGCCATCTTACCGCTCTGCATTAA TGTGGTTTGGAGTAATATTCATACGGCATGGACTTTATCAGGATGGTGTATTTAAGTTTACAGTTTACATCCCTGATAACTACCCAGATGGTGACTGTCCA CACTTGGTGTTTGATATTCCCGTCTTTCACCCACTCGTCGATCCCACCTCAGGTGAATTGGATGTGAAGAGAGCATTTGCCAAATGGAG GCGGAACCATAATCATATTTGGCAAGTTTTAATGTACGCACGAAGAGTTTTCTACAAGATTGATACAGCAAGCCCCCTAAACCCAGAGGCTGCAGTCCT GTATGAAAAAGATGTTCAGCTTTTCAAAAGTAAAGTGGTTGACAGTGTTAAGATGTGCACTGCTCGTCTGTTCGACCAACCTAAAATAGAAGACCCCTATGCAATCAG ctTTTCTCCGTGGAATCCTTCTGTACATGATGAGGCCAGAGAGAAGATGCTGACTCAGAAA AAGCCGGAAGAACAGCACAATAAAAGCGTTCACGTTGCTGGCCTGTCATGGGTAAAGCCTGGTTCGGTGCAGCCTTTCAGTAAAGAAGAGAAAACGGTAGCAACTTAA